In a single window of the Candidatus Thermoplasmatota archaeon genome:
- a CDS encoding DUF749 family protein — translation MHVARLVAITEWRNVPSEMRPFVEFKAAVEERQLDEKDLVAILNIDTTTCYIPVFLRDPHTMAEIEKDLENQDAKLTPDTKEVLAKHVKK, via the coding sequence ATGCATGTTGCCAGGCTCGTCGCGATAACTGAGTGGAGGAACGTGCCCTCCGAGATGCGCCCATTCGTGGAGTTCAAGGCCGCCGTCGAGGAGAGGCAGCTGGACGAGAAGGACCTCGTGGCCATCCTGAACATAGACACGACGACGTGCTACATTCCTGTATTCCTAAGGGACCCGCACACCATGGCGGAGATCGAGAAGGACCTCGAGAATCAGGACGCGAAGCTAACACCAGACACAAAGGAAGTCCTGGCAAAGCATGTGAAGAAGTAA